From one Conyzicola nivalis genomic stretch:
- a CDS encoding J domain-containing protein, producing MPDSPISATPYEVLGVSSSASHDELRRAYRKLARETHPDTGGSSARFVAVQLAWERIGTPEDRAAYDRGRPSSRANLSEPHESWAAPSGRAPAQDTRPPARAYGHPGGWRRERFLGLMREWVGLGAPLPDPYDPALVRSAPREIRHLLADALAEEATARTISSLGIGYTVWHDVATGYPDEKIDHVVLGATGLFAVLSEDFGGAVRVKGGELIGEAVDGDRPMNELGHRAKALQRSLRLKFTGLVIVVPDDDLAEPVIELGKVKGASAAVVRLSYLPALLREGLPGSALSGGNEVFDVRTRLLAGIRFVE from the coding sequence ATGCCCGACAGCCCGATCTCAGCGACGCCCTACGAGGTGCTCGGCGTGAGTTCCTCGGCCAGCCACGACGAACTGCGTCGCGCCTACCGCAAGCTCGCGCGGGAGACCCACCCCGACACCGGCGGGAGCTCCGCCCGTTTTGTGGCCGTGCAGCTGGCCTGGGAGCGCATCGGCACCCCCGAGGACCGCGCCGCCTACGACCGCGGGCGGCCGAGTTCCCGCGCCAACCTCAGCGAGCCGCACGAGAGCTGGGCGGCCCCGAGCGGACGCGCGCCGGCCCAAGACACCCGGCCTCCGGCCCGCGCCTACGGTCACCCCGGCGGCTGGCGCCGCGAGCGCTTCCTCGGTCTGATGCGCGAGTGGGTCGGCCTCGGCGCACCGCTGCCCGACCCGTACGACCCCGCGCTCGTGCGCAGCGCCCCGCGCGAGATCCGCCACCTGCTCGCCGACGCCCTCGCGGAGGAGGCGACCGCCCGCACCATCTCGAGTCTCGGCATCGGGTACACGGTGTGGCACGACGTCGCCACGGGCTACCCCGACGAGAAGATCGACCACGTGGTCCTCGGAGCCACCGGACTCTTCGCCGTGCTCTCCGAAGACTTCGGCGGTGCCGTGCGGGTCAAGGGCGGCGAACTCATCGGCGAGGCCGTGGACGGCGACCGCCCGATGAACGAGCTGGGGCACCGCGCGAAGGCGCTGCAGCGCAGCCTGCGTCTCAAGTTCACCGGCCTGGTGATCGTGGTCCCCGACGACGACCTCGCCGAGCCGGTCATCGAACTGGGAAAGGTCAAGGGCGCGTCGGCCGCGGTCGTGCGTCTCTCCTACCTGCCCGCGCTGCTGCGCGAGGGTCTGCCGGGTTCCGCCCTCAGCGGCGGCAACGAGGTCTTCGACGTGCGCACCCGGCTGCTCGCCGGCATCCGGTTCGTCGAGTAA
- a CDS encoding RecQ family ATP-dependent DNA helicase has translation MTDTAAPLTNTRESALTVLRTLVGRDDADFHDGQFEAIAALVDDRRRALVVQRTGWGKSAVYFVATLLLRQRGSGPTILVSPLLALMRDQVAAAARAGVRAVSINSSNAHEWAEVLQKLRDDEVDVLLVSPERLNNPSFRDEQLPALVSRAGLLVVDEAHCISDWGHDFRPDYRRLRDLIAELPDGIPVLATTATANSRVVADVAEQLSGHTSDVLTIRGPLARASLRLGVLRLPTAQARLAWLLSHLAELPGSGIIYALTVSAAEDTARLLRDAGHEVHAYTGRTDTAEREQLEGRLKANDLKALVATSALGMGFDKPDLGFVLHLGAPSSPVAYYQQVGRAGRATDNADVLLLPGSEDEAIWNYFATSSMPNKHKALAVIAELDSTPLSTPALEARVDLKRTPLELLLKVLDVDGAVRKVQGGWVSTGEPWVYDAERYERIAAAREAEQQSMLDYETLPAGTEGCRMEFLQRALDDATAVPCGRCDNCAGVWYPTGIQTDATAAAAQSLERVGVAVEPRAQWPNGMANLGVPVKGNIAVGERLESGRALARLTDLGWGGALRDAFAPGAVDAPASPAMIAACVRVLAGWGWDERPVAIVSVPSRRHPLLVDSVARGLSAAGRLPYLGELSAQNGGPSGEAGGNSAYRLAGVWDRFGTASLDVPVGQPVLLVDDLVDSRWTITVAGRALRQAGASAVLPFALALRG, from the coding sequence ATGACCGACACCGCAGCTCCGCTCACGAACACGCGCGAATCCGCCCTCACCGTGCTGCGCACACTCGTCGGCCGCGACGACGCCGACTTCCACGACGGCCAGTTCGAGGCGATCGCCGCGCTGGTCGACGACCGTCGCCGCGCGCTCGTCGTTCAGCGCACGGGCTGGGGCAAGTCGGCGGTCTACTTCGTCGCTACCCTGCTGCTGCGCCAACGCGGTTCGGGCCCGACCATCCTCGTGTCTCCCCTGCTCGCTCTCATGCGCGACCAGGTCGCGGCGGCGGCCCGCGCCGGGGTGCGCGCGGTGTCGATCAACTCGTCGAACGCCCACGAGTGGGCCGAGGTGCTGCAAAAGCTCCGCGACGACGAGGTCGACGTTCTGCTCGTCTCGCCCGAGCGCCTCAACAACCCGTCGTTCCGCGACGAGCAGCTGCCCGCGCTCGTGTCGCGCGCCGGCCTGCTCGTGGTCGACGAGGCGCACTGCATTTCCGACTGGGGGCACGACTTCCGGCCCGACTACCGTCGCCTGCGCGACCTCATCGCCGAGCTGCCCGACGGCATCCCTGTGCTCGCCACCACCGCCACCGCCAACAGCCGTGTGGTCGCCGACGTCGCCGAGCAGCTCTCGGGGCACACGTCTGACGTCCTCACCATCCGAGGCCCGCTGGCCCGCGCATCGCTGCGCCTCGGCGTGCTGCGGCTGCCCACCGCCCAGGCGAGACTCGCCTGGCTGCTCAGCCACCTCGCCGAACTGCCCGGCAGCGGCATCATCTACGCCCTCACGGTCTCGGCGGCCGAAGACACCGCCCGCCTGCTGCGCGACGCCGGACACGAGGTGCACGCCTACACCGGCCGCACCGACACGGCCGAGCGCGAGCAGCTCGAGGGCCGGCTCAAGGCCAACGATCTCAAGGCGCTCGTCGCGACCAGCGCGCTCGGTATGGGCTTCGACAAGCCCGACCTCGGGTTCGTGCTGCACCTCGGCGCCCCCTCCTCCCCCGTCGCCTACTACCAGCAGGTCGGCCGCGCCGGCCGCGCCACCGACAACGCCGACGTGCTGCTGCTGCCCGGCAGCGAAGACGAGGCGATCTGGAACTACTTCGCCACCTCGTCGATGCCGAACAAGCACAAGGCGCTCGCGGTGATCGCCGAACTCGACTCCACGCCGCTGTCGACCCCCGCCCTCGAGGCGCGCGTCGACCTCAAGCGCACCCCGCTCGAACTGCTGCTCAAGGTGCTCGACGTCGACGGCGCCGTGCGCAAGGTGCAGGGCGGCTGGGTGTCGACCGGCGAACCGTGGGTCTACGACGCCGAGCGCTACGAGCGCATCGCCGCCGCACGCGAGGCCGAACAGCAGTCGATGCTCGACTACGAGACCCTCCCCGCGGGCACCGAGGGCTGCCGCATGGAGTTCCTGCAGCGCGCTCTCGACGACGCGACCGCCGTTCCGTGCGGGCGCTGCGACAACTGCGCCGGGGTCTGGTACCCGACCGGCATCCAGACGGATGCTACGGCTGCCGCCGCCCAATCGCTCGAACGTGTCGGCGTCGCCGTCGAACCACGCGCCCAATGGCCGAACGGTATGGCGAACCTCGGCGTTCCGGTGAAGGGCAACATCGCCGTGGGCGAACGCCTCGAGTCGGGTCGCGCGCTCGCCCGGCTCACCGACCTCGGCTGGGGCGGCGCCCTGCGCGACGCCTTCGCCCCCGGGGCGGTCGACGCGCCCGCCTCGCCCGCCATGATCGCCGCCTGCGTTCGCGTGCTCGCCGGCTGGGGCTGGGACGAACGCCCGGTCGCTATCGTCTCCGTGCCGAGCCGCCGGCATCCGCTGCTCGTCGACTCGGTCGCGCGTGGCCTGAGCGCCGCCGGCCGCCTGCCTTACCTGGGTGAACTCTCCGCCCAGAACGGCGGACCAAGCGGCGAGGCCGGCGGCAACAGCGCCTACCGGCTCGCGGGCGTCTGGGACCGGTTCGGCACGGCCTCACTCGACGTGCCCGTGGGCCAGCCTGTGCTGCTGGTCGACGATCTGGTCGACAGCCGCTGGACGATCACCGTCGCTGGACGTGCCCTGCGGCAGGCGGGTGCCTCGGCGGTGCTGCCGTTCGCCCTCGCCCTTCGTGGCTGA
- a CDS encoding glutathione peroxidase, with amino-acid sequence MTISDTPISDIPLTTIRGEQTSLGEFDDTVLLIVNVASRCGLAPQYEKLEELQKTYGDRGFSVLGFPSNQFLQELGTEEKIAEYCSATWGVTFPMFEKIRVNGKQQHPLYAELTKTPDADGKAGKVSWNFEKFLITPTGEVHRFRPRTEPDAPEIVGLIESSLPGASS; translated from the coding sequence ATGACGATCTCCGACACCCCGATTTCTGACATTCCGCTGACGACGATCCGCGGCGAGCAGACCTCGCTCGGCGAGTTCGACGACACGGTGTTGCTCATCGTGAACGTCGCCTCCCGCTGCGGTCTCGCGCCCCAGTACGAGAAGCTCGAGGAGCTGCAGAAGACCTATGGCGACCGCGGATTCTCGGTGCTCGGTTTTCCGAGCAACCAGTTCCTGCAGGAGCTCGGCACCGAAGAGAAGATCGCCGAGTACTGCTCGGCGACCTGGGGCGTGACCTTCCCGATGTTCGAGAAGATCCGGGTGAACGGCAAACAGCAGCACCCGCTCTACGCCGAACTCACGAAGACCCCCGACGCCGACGGCAAGGCGGGCAAGGTCAGCTGGAACTTCGAGAAGTTCCTGATCACCCCCACCGGCGAGGTCCACAGGTTCCGCCCCCGCACCGAGCCGGACGCCCCCGAAATCGTCGGACTCATCGAGTCCTCGCTGCCGGGAGCATCCTCATGA
- a CDS encoding aldo/keto reductase — MTTSLPAQASGTFAIGGDLTVNRLGYGTMQLTGPGVWGEPRDPAGAAAVLRRAVELGVTFIDTADSYGPYVAEPLIHRAIAPYSDDLVIATKAGFTRQGPGQWTPVGRPEYLRQQTEMSLRILGVERIDLQQLHRIDATVPLEDQVGELKALQDEGKIRHIGLSEVTVDEVEAASKIATIVSVQNLFNLARRDAEPLLDYATANGLAFIPWFPLATGKLLGDGGPLSALAAKHDASPSQLALAWLLKRSPVMLPIPGTSSVEHLEDNLRAAELELTDEEFEELGAAV; from the coding sequence ATGACGACGTCGCTTCCCGCCCAGGCGTCCGGCACCTTCGCGATCGGCGGTGACCTGACGGTCAACCGTCTCGGTTACGGCACCATGCAGCTCACCGGCCCCGGAGTGTGGGGCGAGCCGCGCGATCCCGCCGGTGCCGCCGCCGTGCTGCGCCGCGCCGTCGAACTCGGCGTCACGTTCATCGACACGGCAGATTCGTACGGACCGTACGTGGCGGAGCCGCTGATTCACCGCGCAATCGCCCCCTACTCCGACGACCTCGTCATCGCGACCAAGGCCGGTTTCACCCGGCAGGGCCCCGGCCAGTGGACGCCCGTGGGGCGTCCCGAGTACCTGCGCCAGCAGACCGAGATGAGCCTCCGCATCCTCGGCGTCGAACGCATCGACCTGCAGCAGTTGCACCGCATCGACGCGACCGTGCCGCTGGAAGACCAGGTCGGCGAGCTCAAGGCGCTGCAGGACGAGGGCAAGATCCGCCACATCGGACTGAGTGAGGTAACCGTCGACGAGGTCGAGGCGGCGTCGAAGATCGCCACGATCGTCTCGGTGCAGAACCTCTTCAACCTCGCCCGCCGCGACGCCGAACCGCTGCTCGACTATGCCACCGCGAACGGCCTCGCGTTCATCCCGTGGTTCCCCCTCGCCACGGGCAAGCTCCTCGGTGACGGGGGTCCGCTCTCGGCGCTCGCGGCGAAGCACGACGCGAGCCCGTCGCAACTGGCACTGGCCTGGCTGCTGAAGCGCTCGCCCGTGATGCTGCCGATCCCTGGCACGTCGTCGGTCGAGCACCTCGAAGACAACCTGCGGGCCGCCGAACTCGAGCTCACCGACGAGGAGTTCGAAGAGCTCGGCGCGGCGGTCTGA
- a CDS encoding ABC transporter permease, whose translation MTATAATTTTRREPDGAPSIANWFSDGWITTRRNLIKIKRVPDILVFTTLQPIMFVLLFTYVYAGVIDIPGSTYTEFIMAGIFAQTVVFGSTYSGSAMAQDLKDGIIDRFRTLPMSPSAVLIGRTNGDLLINAISMTVMMITGFVVGWRIRSSFFEAFAAVALLLLFAYALSWVLAYVGMSVRSPEVINNVSFLILFPLTFISNAFVPSDTLPAPLQFVAEINPVSALVQAARNLFGNTPPGTPEPEVWTLQNPELTVLIGIAVMLVIFVPLAVRKFDKVSTR comes from the coding sequence ATGACCGCGACGGCAGCGACAACCACCACCCGCCGCGAACCCGACGGGGCGCCGTCGATCGCGAACTGGTTTTCCGACGGGTGGATCACCACCCGTCGCAACCTGATCAAGATCAAGCGGGTGCCCGACATCCTCGTCTTCACCACGCTGCAGCCGATCATGTTCGTGCTGCTGTTCACCTACGTCTACGCGGGCGTCATCGACATCCCCGGCAGCACCTACACCGAGTTCATCATGGCCGGCATCTTCGCGCAGACCGTGGTGTTCGGCTCGACCTATTCGGGGTCGGCGATGGCGCAAGACCTCAAAGACGGCATCATCGACCGCTTCCGCACCCTGCCGATGAGCCCGTCGGCCGTGTTGATCGGGCGCACGAACGGCGACCTGCTCATCAATGCGATCTCGATGACGGTGATGATGATCACCGGATTCGTCGTCGGCTGGCGCATCCGCTCGAGCTTCTTCGAGGCCTTCGCGGCAGTGGCGCTGCTGCTGCTCTTCGCCTACGCGCTCTCCTGGGTGCTGGCATACGTGGGCATGAGCGTGCGCAGCCCCGAGGTGATCAACAACGTCTCGTTCCTGATCCTGTTCCCGCTCACGTTCATCTCGAACGCGTTCGTGCCGAGCGACACCCTGCCGGCGCCCCTGCAGTTCGTCGCCGAGATCAACCCGGTGTCGGCGCTCGTGCAGGCCGCACGCAACCTTTTCGGCAATACCCCGCCCGGCACGCCGGAGCCCGAGGTGTGGACCCTGCAGAACCCCGAACTCACCGTGCTCATCGGCATCGCCGTGATGCTCGTCATTTTCGTGCCCCTCGCCGTGCGCAAGTTCGACAAGGTGAGCACCCGGTAA
- a CDS encoding ATP-binding cassette domain-containing protein, translated as MNFIEATGLTKTYSPKNASPVHALDGLDLGVPRGTVTALLGPNGAGKTTAVKVLTTLIRPDSGSATIGGVDVLKHPERIRPSIGVSGQYAAVDENLTGFENLDMVGRLYHLGAKQSRVRAKELIDLFDLTEAQNRPVKGFSGGMRRRIDLAGALVTRPEVLFLDEPTTGLDPRSRLGMWDIIGSLVGEGTTVLLTTQYLEEADQLADSISVIDFGKVIARGTSDELKASSGGQRVEVNLVSDLDSQRALEVLRRFGSADPTVSDDGRALTVSADDGPAALQRILAELAGLDVRLYDAGMRRPTLDEVFLRLTGHVASEDQDDAKEHRQAKEKVS; from the coding sequence GTGAATTTCATCGAAGCGACCGGTCTGACCAAGACGTACTCGCCCAAGAACGCCAGCCCGGTGCACGCACTGGACGGCCTCGACCTCGGCGTTCCGCGGGGCACCGTCACGGCGCTGCTCGGACCGAACGGTGCGGGAAAGACCACCGCGGTCAAGGTGCTCACCACGCTCATCCGGCCCGACTCGGGCAGCGCGACGATCGGGGGAGTCGACGTGCTGAAGCACCCGGAACGCATCCGGCCGAGCATCGGTGTCTCCGGCCAGTACGCGGCGGTCGACGAGAACCTCACCGGCTTCGAGAACCTCGACATGGTCGGTCGGCTCTACCACCTGGGCGCGAAGCAGTCCCGCGTCCGGGCGAAAGAGCTGATCGACCTGTTCGACCTCACCGAGGCGCAGAACCGGCCGGTCAAGGGGTTCTCCGGCGGCATGCGCCGGCGCATCGACCTCGCGGGGGCCCTCGTCACCCGGCCCGAGGTGCTCTTCCTCGACGAGCCGACCACCGGGCTCGACCCGCGGAGCCGACTCGGCATGTGGGACATCATCGGCTCCCTCGTCGGCGAGGGCACCACCGTGCTGCTGACCACGCAGTATCTCGAGGAGGCCGACCAACTCGCCGACAGCATCTCGGTGATCGACTTCGGCAAGGTGATCGCGCGCGGTACGTCGGACGAGCTCAAGGCGTCGAGCGGCGGCCAGCGGGTGGAGGTGAACCTTGTCTCCGACCTCGACAGCCAGCGCGCCCTCGAGGTGCTGCGGCGGTTCGGCAGCGCCGACCCCACGGTGTCCGACGACGGGCGGGCGCTCACGGTGAGTGCCGACGACGGTCCCGCGGCACTGCAACGCATCCTCGCCGAACTGGCCGGGCTCGACGTGCGGCTCTACGACGCGGGTATGCGGCGACCCACCCTCGACGAGGTCTTCCTCAGGCTCACCGGCCACGTGGCATCCGAAGACCAGGACGATGCGAAGGAGCACCGCCAGGCGAAGGAGAAGGTCTCATGA
- a CDS encoding MATE family efflux transporter produces the protein MTTPTTPETTVGSNRWYLSSAPIVRALVHLCIPLAAAMIVGAVYNVINAGFIGSLHDATLLAAVTLGAPLLGLVMAVGGVFGVGGGALISRLLGAAEKEPSKAAEIKHVSSFAVWGAVIVGTVLGGIGLLALDPLVMVLGADAAAAPATGAFVAVLLAFVPVLAAAFCLEQLVRAEGAARQVMVGLIASTVANVVFDILFILVLHWGVAGAALAMGLSNLGVVIYFVVWLQRHSEHISVSPRWFTLSPAVLKPVFGVGVSELLQSSFLIITSLVLNNLAAAYGDTALAAMGVAVRIAQVPEFLVMGVTLGVLPLLAYSYGKGDRPRLMSAVRVSALTVGAVTLISATTVFAFREQVITAFSDDRSVLAIGVTILTAQLVAMIVNGFAGLLTSLFQATGRAVPAIVMSVSQGVIFIPVVLLGNLWFGLTGIIWSLTITEVAVFLIGVVMWLGSRSAIDRGLAEGNAERAEAMLDQVDA, from the coding sequence ATGACCACCCCAACCACCCCCGAAACCACTGTCGGCAGCAACCGCTGGTATCTCTCGTCGGCGCCGATCGTCCGCGCCCTCGTCCACCTCTGCATTCCCTTGGCCGCCGCGATGATCGTCGGCGCCGTCTACAACGTGATCAACGCCGGATTCATCGGCTCGCTGCACGACGCCACGCTGCTCGCCGCGGTCACCCTCGGCGCACCTCTGCTCGGCCTGGTCATGGCCGTCGGCGGGGTGTTCGGCGTCGGCGGCGGCGCGCTCATCTCGCGCCTGCTCGGCGCGGCCGAGAAGGAGCCGTCGAAGGCCGCCGAGATCAAACACGTCTCGTCGTTCGCCGTCTGGGGCGCCGTGATCGTGGGGACGGTGCTGGGCGGCATCGGACTGCTCGCGCTGGATCCCCTCGTCATGGTGTTGGGGGCGGATGCGGCAGCAGCACCGGCGACCGGCGCGTTTGTGGCCGTGCTGCTCGCGTTCGTACCGGTTCTCGCCGCGGCCTTCTGTCTCGAACAGCTCGTGCGGGCCGAGGGCGCTGCGCGGCAGGTGATGGTCGGACTCATCGCGTCGACCGTCGCGAATGTCGTGTTCGACATCCTCTTCATCCTGGTGCTGCACTGGGGCGTCGCCGGCGCGGCCCTCGCGATGGGCTTGTCGAACCTCGGCGTCGTGATCTACTTCGTCGTCTGGCTGCAGCGGCACAGCGAACACATCAGCGTCTCGCCCCGCTGGTTCACCCTGTCGCCCGCCGTGCTGAAGCCCGTGTTCGGCGTGGGGGTCAGCGAGCTGCTGCAGTCGTCATTTCTCATCATCACCTCGCTCGTGCTCAACAATCTCGCGGCGGCCTACGGAGACACGGCTCTCGCGGCGATGGGCGTCGCCGTCCGCATCGCGCAGGTGCCCGAGTTCCTCGTGATGGGCGTCACCCTCGGGGTGCTGCCGCTGCTCGCCTACTCCTACGGAAAGGGCGACAGGCCACGGCTGATGTCGGCCGTCCGGGTGTCCGCCCTGACGGTGGGCGCCGTCACGCTGATCTCGGCGACGACCGTGTTCGCCTTCCGCGAGCAGGTGATCACCGCCTTCTCCGACGATCGTTCCGTGCTGGCTATCGGCGTCACGATCCTCACCGCCCAACTGGTGGCCATGATCGTGAACGGCTTCGCCGGGCTCCTCACCTCGCTGTTCCAGGCGACCGGTCGGGCGGTGCCGGCGATCGTGATGTCGGTGTCGCAGGGCGTGATCTTCATACCTGTCGTGCTCCTCGGCAACCTGTGGTTCGGTCTCACCGGCATCATCTGGTCGCTGACGATCACCGAGGTCGCCGTGTTCCTGATCGGCGTGGTGATGTGGCTCGGCTCCCGCTCCGCCATCGATCGCGGCCTGGCCGAGGGTAACGCCGAGCGGGCCGAGGCGATGCTCGACCAGGTCGACGCCTGA
- a CDS encoding MarR family winged helix-turn-helix transcriptional regulator, whose translation MDEHAPPLTTSLELVRWIGWAQMKAGEEWIRERELSHPQSFVLGYLVQNPGAIQRDIAAVSRTSAASVSSLLQGLERRGLIERRSEEGNERVKRVFATPAGVELIDGFAAAMAAADDTILAPLDPDERAALHALLSKVTAHLPQPTRS comes from the coding sequence ATGGACGAACACGCACCGCCGCTCACCACCAGCCTCGAACTCGTGCGCTGGATCGGTTGGGCGCAGATGAAGGCCGGGGAGGAATGGATCAGGGAGCGCGAGCTCAGCCACCCGCAAAGCTTCGTGCTCGGCTACCTGGTGCAGAACCCGGGCGCCATCCAACGCGACATCGCCGCCGTCTCTCGCACGAGCGCCGCGAGCGTCTCGAGCCTCCTGCAGGGGCTCGAGCGACGCGGCCTCATCGAGCGCCGCTCGGAGGAGGGCAACGAGCGGGTCAAGCGCGTCTTCGCCACCCCCGCCGGAGTCGAGCTGATCGACGGCTTCGCGGCCGCGATGGCCGCCGCCGACGACACGATCCTGGCCCCCCTCGACCCTGACGAGCGGGCCGCCCTGCACGCGCTCCTGTCGAAGGTGACCGCGCACCTGCCCCAGCCGACGCGCTCGTAG
- a CDS encoding cation:proton antiporter has translation MTESLVVIVVALVAIAAATVVAPRIGIAAPLVLVTIGVVASFLPVFESVYIEPEWILAGILPPLLYSSAVSMPAMNFRREFGAISGLSVVLVVGSALLLGLFFMLALPGLGFAWGVALGAIVSPTDAVATSIIKRTTVSKRVVAILDGESLLNDATALVLLRTAIVAAAASFSFWGAVGTFAYSVAVAAVIGGLVARLNLEVRKRVTDSTVNTVISFTVPFLAAVPAELLGASGLVAAVVAGLITGILAPRQLSAQNRLSDTQNWRTVELVLEGAVFLTMGLQIKSIVTNVEEAHAGTGPAVLIAVGALLLTILVRAAYVGPLLAVLKSRSRHAEKLQVQLQGMQEKFAVPEGTQEAFGDVNRRGRQPSERDLQRFAVRVTRGLADIEYFRRQPLGWREGTVVVWAGMRGAVTVAAAQSLPEDTPQRSVLVLIAFTVAALSLLVQGGTVGPLVRRLTPPTGAAATGGQENDERARIIAIMRASADSVGELRRPEGEPTPADLRESQAHLLTVLAAQRTALLDARDNGTFDADVLANALANLDASQIAIEMRGGPH, from the coding sequence ATGACCGAATCCCTCGTTGTGATCGTCGTCGCCCTCGTGGCCATCGCCGCGGCCACCGTCGTCGCCCCGCGAATCGGCATCGCGGCCCCCTTGGTGCTCGTGACGATCGGGGTGGTGGCGAGCTTCCTGCCGGTCTTCGAGTCGGTGTACATCGAGCCGGAATGGATTCTCGCCGGTATTCTCCCTCCCCTGCTCTACTCTTCCGCGGTGTCGATGCCGGCGATGAACTTCCGGCGCGAGTTCGGCGCGATCAGCGGCCTCTCCGTGGTGCTCGTCGTCGGCAGCGCCCTGCTGCTCGGCCTCTTCTTTATGCTCGCCCTGCCGGGGCTCGGGTTCGCCTGGGGAGTCGCGCTCGGCGCGATCGTCAGCCCGACGGACGCCGTGGCGACCTCGATCATCAAGCGCACCACGGTGTCGAAACGCGTCGTCGCTATCCTCGACGGCGAGAGTCTGCTCAACGACGCGACCGCGCTCGTGCTGCTGCGCACCGCGATAGTGGCGGCCGCGGCATCCTTCTCCTTCTGGGGCGCGGTCGGCACCTTCGCCTACTCGGTCGCGGTGGCAGCGGTCATCGGCGGGCTCGTCGCGCGGCTGAACCTCGAGGTGCGCAAGCGGGTGACCGACTCCACGGTGAACACCGTCATCTCGTTCACGGTGCCCTTCCTCGCGGCGGTGCCCGCAGAACTGCTCGGTGCCTCGGGGCTCGTGGCGGCGGTCGTCGCGGGCCTGATCACGGGAATCCTCGCACCCCGCCAGCTCTCGGCACAGAATCGACTGTCGGACACCCAGAACTGGCGCACCGTCGAACTCGTGCTCGAGGGGGCGGTGTTCCTCACGATGGGACTGCAGATCAAGTCGATCGTGACGAACGTCGAGGAGGCGCACGCCGGCACCGGGCCGGCCGTGCTCATCGCGGTCGGTGCGCTCCTGCTGACGATTCTGGTCCGGGCCGCCTATGTCGGGCCCCTGCTCGCCGTGCTGAAGAGCCGGTCGCGGCACGCCGAGAAGCTGCAGGTGCAGTTGCAGGGCATGCAGGAGAAGTTCGCCGTTCCCGAGGGTACGCAGGAGGCCTTCGGTGACGTGAACCGGCGGGGCCGGCAGCCGTCCGAACGTGACCTGCAACGATTCGCGGTGCGGGTGACGCGCGGGCTCGCCGACATCGAGTACTTCCGCCGCCAGCCCCTCGGCTGGCGCGAGGGCACCGTCGTCGTGTGGGCGGGCATGCGCGGCGCGGTCACCGTGGCCGCCGCGCAGTCGCTGCCCGAGGACACCCCGCAGCGGTCGGTGCTCGTGCTCATCGCCTTCACCGTCGCCGCCCTGTCACTGCTCGTCCAGGGCGGTACCGTCGGCCCGCTCGTGCGCCGCCTCACACCACCGACGGGCGCCGCAGCAACGGGCGGCCAGGAGAACGACGAACGTGCCCGGATCATCGCCATCATGAGGGCCAGCGCGGACTCGGTCGGCGAGCTGCGGCGCCCCGAAGGCGAACCCACGCCGGCCGACCTGCGCGAGTCGCAGGCCCACCTGCTGACCGTGCTGGCCGCTCAACGGACCGCGCTGCTCGACGCCCGCGACAACGGCACTTTCGACGCCGACGTGCTCGCGAACGCGCTCGCCAATCTCGACGCCTCGCAGATCGCGATCGAGATGCGCGGCGGCCCGCACTAG